In Vulpes lagopus strain Blue_001 chromosome 15, ASM1834538v1, whole genome shotgun sequence, the sequence gttcctcaaagagttaaaaatagacctgccctagacccagcaattgcactgttggggatttaccccaaagattcagatgcaatgaaaagccgggacacctgcaccccaatgtttatagcagcaatgtccacaatcgctTTTATGAGACTCTGATTCAAACATAAGCCATATGCAGAGGGCAGAAGAGTATGGGACATTGATTTAGCTGATGTAAATTATGGCCAAAGTTCTGGAGCCAGTAGATTCTGGTTCATTAGCCCTAGGGATGAAGCACCAGTAACAGCAGTAACTTTCTCTATTGTGATTCAGATGAGGGGATTCTGGAGGCTGAAGTTTGTTCCTGGGGTTCAACCTAAAGTCCCCTATTGCCAGCTCTCACAATAATTCTAAAGAACCAAATTCTCTTTCCACCTAAACTAGCTAAGGTGAATTCCATTATTTGTAACAGAACACTGATGATACAATCACCTgggaaaaattgttatttattctaAACCCTGATTTTCTTGCTTGAAAACTGGAAATATAATAGCATTTTATAGAGTTGTTGGAAGCgttaaattaaataacacatgTGAAGTTGTTAGCACATAACAAGCATACAACTTATTAATGTTAGTCCCAGTTTTCTGTAAAGAGTTGCTCTTGCTCTTGTGTATTCACAAATGTCCTTATATCCCTACTGATGGTAGAccttgaatctttaaaaatagaaatgacctTAGTCATTTGATTGACTGGGATGTTTTGGGATGAAGGAATTAAAGTTTAGAGTAAATCAAAGATTTCTGGCATGAGAGCTTGAATGGATAGTTTAACTACTTTCTAAGGAATCTGAAATTATTCTAGAATTCCAGTGTTTCAGCTATTGGATAGTCAAATTAACCAAATcagtaaaatttattaatattaacagAAGCAGAGTTCCTTACAAACATAAGTGGAACAATATCATGTAAGCCTTCACAGTAGATGAATGATGAAAATAACCACATAAATATAGTAATAACTATTTctctgttgaatttattttttcttaaagattttgtttatttatttgacagagagcacaagcagagggagtagcaggcagagggagagggaaaagcaggctccccacagagcagagactGTGacgcaggtcttgatctcaggaccctgagatcatgacccgagctgaaggcagacacttatctgactgagtcatccaagtGCCCCTTCCTGTtgaatttcataattatttcacctaaatttacttttaataaaggATATtaattgaatggataaagagatacattattatataaattgacatatataattatgtgtttgtataaaaataaatccacacattaaaaaatcatctttgttCTTGCTCATGAATTTTAGCCCAGAAAATACGTTCACATGAATGCTGTATAGATGGCACCAAAATTCTACTTATGCTTGATGGTCCTATCTCTAATCGAAAAGTATTTAACAAGGAACTaacaaatttttcaaatattggaCAATAACCTTCAGCTGCTGCTACCACACTTCTTGCTTTCAAAGAGAGATATATGCAGAAGGGATATTGCAGGTAAAGACACATTCTGTTGTATGTTAGATATGTgtcctcagccttttttttttaatcttttttttttttttttatgatagtcacagagagagagagagagagagagagagagagacagagacataggcagaaggagaaaggagaagcaggctccatgcaccgggagcccgacatggaattcgatcccaggtctccaggatcgcaccctgggccaaaggcaggcgccaaaccgctgcgccacccagggatcccgagtgtCCTCAGCCTCTTAATTGGTGAGCAGGCCTGGACCAGATTTGAGACACAAGGTCATTTCTTGTCCTGCTGATCTAACTCCTAGTAACAGCCTGAGCAGCCTCTTTGTACTTTCTCCCTAGGCCCACAGTCTAATCATGGCCCTCAAGGTCTTGACACTATGGTGGTTAAAGGAGACATGGCAAGTTTAAATGAGCAAGGAGAAGGTTTCAATCTTAAAGGTTAGAGCAGAGATGTTATCAGCTTCCTGTTTCATGTGCCCTTTGCCTTGCCTCCTGCTCTCCTTTGCTTTGGATCCCAGCTAAAACCTCTTCCTCAGGCtaattattcatgaaaatataccaaataaataaataaataaatttatgttttacataaaatacagaagaaaggaGTAATATAAAACCTTCCAAAAGGAAGAGCCAAGATGAGAGAAGTTTCCTTAGAAGATAagggacagggcagccctggtggtgcagcggtttagcaccacctgcagtccagggtgtgatcctggagaccctggatggagtcccatgtcaggctctctgcatggagcctccttctccctctgcctgtgtctctgcctctcattctctctgtgtgtttctatgaataaataaataaaatctttttttaaaaaaaagataagggacaggggatgcctgcgtggctcagcggctgggtgtctgcctttggctcaggctgtgattccgggatccaggatcgagtcccacattgggctccctgtgtggagcctgcttctcctctgcctgtgtctctgtctctctctctttctctctctctctctctcactctgtgtgtgtgtgtttctcattaataaataaataaaatctttttaaaagataagggaCAAAATTGGCTACTTCTACATTTGCTTTACCCCCCCAAACCTTGATCCCTAGCACTATGTATAGTTGTTTGTTTTGGATGCTTTGGAGTATTCTTTTCTTGAGtgaaaagaatagagagaaagcTGTGCTTCTCCCTAGAGTTTAGCTTGTACTAttaacactatttatttatttatttatttatttatttatttaatttttatttatttatgatagtcacacacagagagagagagagagagaggcagagacataggcagagggagaagcaggctccatgcactgggagcccgatgtgggattcgatctcgggtctccaggatcacgccctgggccaaaggcaggcgccaaaccgctgcgccacccagggatccccctattaacactatttaatcatattttgtgtatttgagcCTCTAACCAGCACCCCTCTGATTAATATTAATGCCTTAAAGTCCTAGACCATGAGTAATAATTACTTCCCAAACAAccagagagaagaaggaaaaccaaGGATTGGGGTCAGGATTAGGATCAATCACTTGGCTGATCTGCTATGAAGCTGTTGCtgttctgtttctccatctgatAATCATCTAGCATCCTCTCTGTTGACCTTGGGAGATCACTAGGgaaatttctctaatttctttctcaCTGTTGCTCTTGAAAATCCTATAGCAATTGTGAACCAGATCCCCAAGGATGTGTCTTTAAAGAATGGTTGTCTCTACTGAGCAGTGGGCTCATTGCATCCTTACCTATTCATCTCTAGGTTCTGCCTGAATGAGGTCTGTGGGAAGAATTCACATGCAAAGCCAGCCGAAGTTtaatggcagagaaagagaatgagagcaagagggaggaatgggaaaagatacacATCAAAATagctacagaaaaaaacatataaaacagaaaaatctcttcTCATTTGGACTATCATTCAACAGAGGCATCCAACAGACCCAGAAGTAATCTTTGCATTTTGGCTGCTGcattttctttgaattaatagcagagtaatttttcatttctttataattcaTCTGGACCCCAGAGTCTTTCTCAGGCAAGGAGAATCACAAAGTCATAGAACTCTTGACTTTCATAGAGAAACAATTTTCCAGGATTTAGATCAGGCTAACCAAAAGgttcttttttattcccttttctcttttcctttctgtaatgAATCTGCAAGTCCTTTCAGGTAGAGAGATTGGCCGTATTTTCTGAGTACCCTCCACAGATCTGACCACTGGGCAACTGAACCAAGGTCTCCATACCAGACTCAACCAAGACAATCTACTTCACCCAGATCCCTAAAGAGAAGTAAACAGAATGCACTATGGTGAGACACCTTTCTTAATTAAATATCACAAATTATTTGCTTATTGAGTGCCAACCATGCATCAGGAACTATGCTGGACACGAGACataaaaagacaagacaaaaacaGGATAAAATTGGTAGTTTCAAGGAGTTAACAAATCTAGTAGTGGTGAAAGGTAAGCAAAGTAATACATGTTATCATGATATGATGCTCTTAGGTCCAAAATGTTACAAAACCAGGTAACTAGGGATTATGGGAAGAAGGTAGTGATAGTAAAGAAGGAGATTTATACAGAGAATGAATCTgagtaggcaaaaaaaaaaaaaagaatctgagtaGGCATTTGCCAGATGGCAAGAGCTAAAAGAATTTCAGGTAGAGGATAGACTATATACAAGTGCACAGTCTTAAAGAAGGATGTTgccctgaaaatctacaaattcttTAGTGTGGCTTGAGCTTCAGTTGAGTATCTAACAAAGGAATTAGATATGAGGAATGTGGGGGTCAGATCGTGAAAGATTTGCTATGCAATGTAAAGAGTTCAAATGTACACTTGTTAATATCACCCGatcatatttattttagcaaaatcAGTCTGAAGACAGGAATACTGTTTAGTATCTATATGTTTTGTCTTAAGTGGACAATAGTCCTTTTTGCTAGCCTCTATATGGGTTCtagcccttttcttttttttttttttctttttaattttttttttaaaatttatgatagtcacacagagagagagagagaggcagaggcacaggcagagggagaagcaggctccacgcaccgggagcctgacgcgggattcaatcctgggtctccaggatcgcgccctgggccaaaggcaggcgccaaacggctgcgccacccagggatccctctagccCTTTTCAATGCATGCCCACTCTACCTCTGCTGAGACCTgaacttccaattttttttttccatcctaccTTCCACCCCAACTACACAAACCACCTCCCTTTATTTGCACTATTCTCCTAGTTCTCATCTAACTTCCCCTTCCTTCTATTTCCCACCTGTAGCGTCTTTCAAGAAATACACATCAATCTAAGGGTACTTGGGTGCCTATGTCTgtaaacatctacctttggctcaggtcatgatccaaaggtctggaggagtctgcttctccctctccctctgcccttcccccacccaacttgtgctctctctctctctctctctctctctcaaataaataaaatctttaaaaatatatacttgaaTCTATTCCTTTGACTCAGGCAGTGAGCCTCTCCTCAGACTGAGCCACTCTTTTCCTAATAAAGACCTTCAGATTTAGGAAAGAGTGACTAGGTGGATCATACCAGGTCAATGGGCTGGATTAGAGGTCAATGTGCAGTGGGAAAAGCCACATAGATGCAGATACATATGGAGGTCTAACTGGGGATTGGCTGAAAAGCATCATGAGAACTAGGAGGTCTTGAATGTTACACATACTTAGGAGGTAAGTTACTATGGGAAATGTTTAGATAAATCCGGTTTTGGAACTTCAGACTGATCACAAAGGCTCACATTGGGGTAAGAGCTTTGAGGAGCTTGGACATGGAAGACTTGACTAAAAAGGAATATTgggggtagccccagtggctcagcggtttagcgccaccttcagcccagggtgtggtcctggggacccgggatggagtcccgctttgggctctctgcatggagtcctcttctccctctgcctgtgtctctgcctctctctctctgtctataaataaataaaatctttaaaaaaaaaaaggaatgttggGTTTAGTATGAGGGTCAAGACTGAAGATCGAAGATTGGGTGAGATAgtaaagaaattaaggaaagagCAGATTGTGGATTCACAATATTGGGGTGTGAACTGTAAGTGTGgcagtgggaagagagagaggtgggaggcaACACTTAAAGAAAGAGGATTATTGCTCAATAGAAAGAGTATGATCTTTGGGCACTAACAGTTTTAGGTTATAATTCCTTCTCCACCACCTTTTACTTGTATGAGTTTAGTCAAATTATTTACCCTAATATCTGTAATGTGGGACCAAAAATGTCTACCTTATTAGGTTgtaatgagaattaaatgagtaaaaatacaGGAGGAACCTAGTACAAATTCTGCCATATGATAGATACCCAgtaaatgattaatatttttattactagaTTATATTGGGGAAGGCAGAGATGAGGAGTGATGAAGGCCAAGTAGGAAAACTGGGAGAAGTGAAGGACAGGAGTCCCATGTGCCCCTCATTCATATACTCAGAAAAGGAGTGTATGCAGAGATCTAGGTCATGCTGGAGGAAATATAATAATATCAACTTACTCAAGtttcaagaataaaatacaaatcttaaaaatcaaggGAGTTCAGGCTAAAATTAGAGAATATACAAATGAGACTCATCTTGTTTTCCACATGTGGTCAGTGTGACACAAGGTATTTTGTGAGATGTTGTAAGACTCAGTATGTTCAAAATGGGGAGGGATAGTAAAAAGTTATAGGAAAAAGTGTGAAGAGGACTAATCATATATAACCTCATGCTCCAGCCTTATTTTAATCCATTTCCCTCCTCCATGCcaccaattctttctttttttttttttttaatttacttattcatgagacacatacagagaagagagaagcagagacataggcagagggagaaacaggctccttgagAGGAgttcgatgcaggacttgatccaaggtccTTGGGAtaaaaacctgagccaaagacagacaaccactgagacacccaggtgccccaccaccaATTCTTTCTAATCAAAATGCAACTTATTCCTTCCTTaactttttatctctattttgtgctttttattgtGTCTTCTTGATATTTCTTCTCCTCTCCAAAACTGTGCAAGCTTCATTTCACTTTGTACTCATGTTGGTACCTCCTTGGTGAAGGCTGTCTAGGCTGACAAAAAGTTATTCTTTACCCTGGGCTCCCAATACTTAGTATTCTATTGAGAATTAGAACACTCAATATTCTATTTCAATGTTTATCATATTATATTCTaattctctgttctcttctctttctcccttactAAATAACTCCAATGTCTATTTGTCTTAGTGTTCTCAGTACATAGAACTGTCACAGTAGGGTTGAAGTTGTGGGGACTAAGGTTAGTGAGGaggtttttttagatttatttatttgtttgtttgtttgtttatttattcatgagagacacacagagagagaggcagagacataggcagatagagaagcaggctccacccagggagcccaatgtgggtactcaatcctgggactccaggatcacgacctgggcgaaaggcagacactcaacccctgagcctccTAGGCATCCCATGGTTAGTGAGGAGTTAAGGAATGGGAAActaaagcaaacatttttaaaatactaacatTACCAGAGAGGTAGTAGCAGTAGAAATCGAAGGAAAtcgaaggagaggaaggagagggattAATTAATGGTACAGTGTTTTTAAGCAAATGTGAAAATATGACCAGTAAAGAaggattatttttagaaagagagataatCATTAAACACCTAAGAGTTTTGGGAAGTGATTCAGATATGAAGAACCTTCCAGAAGAATCCTTAAAACATCAATAAGATCAGGTTATTCAACTGCTCTAAACCTTTCCAAGTGTCCCCAGTCtattcagagtaaaagccaacATGAGTACAATTGCTTAAAAGACCTATGGTGATCTGCTCATCATCAGCTCTCCTACCCCTtacttctctgatttcatttctctcttccactCACTCTACTCCAATCATATTGGACTTGCTGTTCTCACATTTTATCTCACTTTAGAGTCTTTgaccttttccctttgcctggaaacCTCTTCTATCAGACAGCCAGATGGCATGATTCTGCTCAATGAGGCTTATCCCTATCATTCTATTTGAAATATGAAGCTGATCAACTATATATACTCCTAATTTTCCTTACCTTGCTCTATTTCTCCACAGAAATATTATCAATTCTTATATTTACACCCTCATCATATTTATTCAAAGTTTTGAGAAGGACTGTATTTTACTACCTGTATCCCTTCACTAAGATATGGCATCTCAAGATAAGGGTTTGTTGTCTGTTTTGTGCAGTGAGCTATTTCAAGTATCTAGAATAATGCCTgtcacatagtaggtattcaatgatttttttgtgAAAAAGTATGAATTTAATGTCAAAAAGATATCTCTGATAGGTGATTTTCCCAAAAAATAGGATGTATAGAGCAGATGGAAGATCTGGTTTTAGATAAGAAGAAGGAATGAGCAAAGATGTCAGAAGGTGAGCATGATGATTTGATAGTGGGAAGCTGAAGAAATATGCATCCTGtaacctcatttgtaaaataaaagctaaaattgtCAGCTAAGAATTAGAAAAGAGAGTAGGGGTGGCAGATTGGAGAGCAGAAGCAAGAGTCTTTGGGAAATATGGAGagtgaattaatttaaaacatagtGTAGGATAGCCAGCTATTGTTTGTGAACCAGTTGAGTTCTATGACCATAAGTTTATGGCAGTatcatttgtcttcttttgtgatttttctctagcAGGGCTCAGCTGCCTAAGTGCAGATAAGAAAGCCCCATTGCTTTCTTTGAAGGCCACTTCTAAAGGCAATATTAGGACCTTCCTCATATGGGCTACTTGAGTATGTGTCTTTCTTATGGCTGTAACATACTGGACTATAATggcttgtttacttattttatctCTCAAGAATTTGAATAGGGAAATCTgatcttttcatctttatattttcaaaatgcaacGTGGGACCACGCCCCCAATAAGTACTCAATAGATCTTTCTCTTAACCACTTACAAATGCTATAAATTTTCTGCATTCATggtttattgaatttttaaatattttatcctttttcacTCTCAAGGGAATTAAAATTTGGATAACCTGGGGTTTACTTCAGAGTATAAAGTTAGGATGACATAGATTATGGACTAGAACTTAggtcttaaaattatttgttccagtggtctgtagttttcttcatgctttattcattttgagtATTGGGGCTCCTTCTGCCAATGCCAAGTCTCTCATGCTACTCCTTTGTTTTCTGTAATTCCTAAAATCTCAGACATGAATGAGTGTACATTCACACGGAAAAATTCCATTACAGTCTGGTTCTGTAATTGTTCCAATTTAGTCTAGGTGCTTCCATACTGCCTTACAATGGGCAAAAATTACCTCCCTGAGAGAgttgttaaaattaattaaaagataattcttCTTAGtagagaaagaagtcaaatttgaGTATTGTCTTACTGTGGTAATTTTTCCAAAACATATAACCAACTACTTTATTGGAGATCTAGGGGTTTGGTCCACACAGTACATAATTAATCAGAAATCACCACTAAACATCTAGGAAATTCCATGTCTTGTCCTTTTCTGGTCCCTTAATTCTGTCTTTCCCTTTCCAGGTCATCTCTACTGGTCTCCTTGAAAAATATGTTTCTCTTTTCAgattaattgtatttaaaatgtcaagCCAACTTTTAtgtctacttttctctttcttctatccCTACTTGtgaagaaagcatttttaaatttcaattctcTCCTCAGATCCTATTGTGGCCTAGGAAGCCCAAAACCCTTCTGAGTTGTGGAAGTTCCTGACTCCCCACTCTCAAGGCAGCTCCTTAAATGCAACTTGTGCTCAGCAGTGTCCATATTGATGAGTCTCAGAGTCAAGGAGAAGATACAATTAATCAGGTAACACTTCTTTTGGTGGTATAAAAATTTTGAGCCAGTCCTTGAGGAGGATATAACTGTACAAATTAATTTAGGATCAAAtgttttatagatatataaaatcattattattgttagGAGCTgtctaaaaaaatcaaaatgtattaaacTGCCCAAGAGAGCAGACATTTCTTCATTCAACTTTTTAAGCTGTGGCCCTAAAAATAGGCAAGTAATTGTTAATTACTTTTGCCAGCATcttcaaaagacataaaatataactGAGGAGTAGGGCAAAGTCCGCAATTCTCCTGTCAGGAGAGTGTTTTTCAGTTgatattctgcttttatttcctccaGAATTTGAACTACCTGCTTCCCTGTCCTGCTCTAGACCATCCTTGGCTCTTATTCCAATCATGATGGTTTCCTGATTTATAGCTGTCTGTGAAAGCTGGAAATACACCAATAAGGAAAGTATTTACTCCTCATACTACCTGAAGACCTCTTTCAGAACAAGATCTGAAGGCCTAAGTCCTGAATCTGACCTCTTGATTCTGCTTTGAGACTCTTAACTTTGCATCTTTAGTGTATTTGTTTTCAGGTCCTATTCTGATGTCTGATTTTCTGGAGAGGATCTTGTAGTGTCACGTGACTCCCACATCACAACAGATTGAGGCACTAGGGTTAAGTTTAATGATAAAGTACCTGTAGCCCAAGGGTCCCTTGCTGCTAATGTGGATCTCACTCTTCAATTTGTGctattttcattaaatacttTGTCTTTTGGTGTTCTAGCCATGTCAAAGGAAAATATCACCCATATTCATGAATTCATCCTGGTGGGCTTCCCTACTTCCCCTTGGCTACAGgttctgcttttcctcctcttcctcatcaccTACCTGTTTGTCCTGTTGGAGAATATGATCATCATTCTCACTGTATGGGTCACTGGGTCCCTGCACAAGCCCATGTACTATTTTCTGGGCACTATGTCCTTTCTGGAGACTTGGTATGTATCTGTCACAGTCCCTAAGATGTTGGCTGGATTCCTACTTCATCCCAATACCATCTCCTTCCTGGGATGCATGATCCAACTCTATTTTTTCATCTCACTTGCCTGTACTGAATGTGTGCTCTTGGCTGCCATGGCCTATGACCGTTACGTGGCTATATGTTGTCCTCTTCGTTATCCAGCTATGATGACCACAGAATTTTGTGTGCAGCTGACCATAAGTTCCTGGGTGAGTGGTTTCAGCATCTCCATGGCAAAGGTATACTTCATTTCCCAAGTTGCCTTCTGTGGCAATAATATCTTGAATCATTTTTTCTGTGATGTTTCCCCCATCCTCAAACTGGCCTGCATGGACTTTTCTATGGCTGAGATGGTAGACTTTGTGCTAGCCATTCTCATCCTTGTGTTTCCTCTCTCAGCCACTGTTCTTTCCTATGGCTTCATTGTTTCTACCATCCTGCACATTCCCTCAGCCACTGGGCAGCAGAAGGCCTTCTCCACCTGTGCCTCTCACCTCACAGTGGTGATCATCTTCTATACAGCTGTGATCTTCATGTATGTCCGACCTCGGGCCATTGCTTCATTCAATTCTAACAAGTTGATCTCAGCCATATATGCAGTTTTTACTCCCATGCTCAACCCTATTATCTACTGCCTGAGGAACAAGGAAGTCAAAGATGCCATCAGAAAAACCATGTCAAGTGGCCAAGCCCTTTTTTCGAGAGATTCTTTTTGCTAAAAAGATTCAGACATTCCTTCTCTTCTCATTCGACTTAATCTCAAAAACACCGACATTAGGTAAAAGCCTGCAATTATAAACATACTGACTGAATACACAATTAAAGGAGAAGAggccagatatatatatatatatatatatatatatatatatatataaagctccTTTTCTTTCAGGCTTTAATTAAATGCTTCCTTTTATAATGCAGTAAGTGAAATAACCAGAACTTTATGAGACATATATCGGTACTggagttataaaataaatttacttttatgaAGATGCTAAGGAATAGTCAGTTATTATCCAACTAGTTTTTAGAGTTCTATTGGTGAGACTTCtccattttgattttgttttgtttaaaaaatctctttgtcTTATGAGGAGTACACAGAAAGAGGTTCTG encodes:
- the LOC121476088 gene encoding olfactory receptor 6 encodes the protein MSKENITHIHEFILVGFPTSPWLQVLLFLLFLITYLFVLLENMIIILTVWVTGSLHKPMYYFLGTMSFLETWYVSVTVPKMLAGFLLHPNTISFLGCMIQLYFFISLACTECVLLAAMAYDRYVAICCPLRYPAMMTTEFCVQLTISSWVSGFSISMAKVYFISQVAFCGNNILNHFFCDVSPILKLACMDFSMAEMVDFVLAILILVFPLSATVLSYGFIVSTILHIPSATGQQKAFSTCASHLTVVIIFYTAVIFMYVRPRAIASFNSNKLISAIYAVFTPMLNPIIYCLRNKEVKDAIRKTMSSGQALFSRDSFC